The following nucleotide sequence is from Rhizoctonia solani chromosome 15, complete sequence.
atccggcgtagccatgggagcaatccttAGCCAAAGAGGGGAAGACAATTGCTTACACCCGGTGGCTTACATGTCTAAATCTTTCTCCGGCGCCAAggctaattatgacacccacaataaggagctcctggccatAATAAAAGCATTAGAAGAGTGGCGGattttcctgagcaacttcaactttgagatacactattgcccaggaaagcagtcaggaaaaccagacgccctgtcCAGAAGGTTGGACTACACAGACAGCCCTCAGGAACCAGAAATCATGCTCCcagcagaggtctttgccaacacgtcagaagcggaacttgaaattgtcacagaaatccaAGGAAAACTGAAGGAGGACCCCtccctggaacccatcatccagttcctgtCAGAAGACGCAGATAACGCACCCCCGTCCATCCGCAAGGCGTATAGGGAATAtgattgggaggaagacctacTCTGGTACTGAGGGAAGCTAGTGGTCCCAGACTTGGAAATCCTGAAAGAACGCTTGCTCAGAGAATTCCATGATTCACCCCTAGCAGGGCATCCTGGACAACAAAGAACCCTGGAGCTCCTGAgtcgcaactactggtggccagggatgaagtcatccgccaaagaatgggtggaatgttgtcctacctgccaagccaattgtCGCGCCCATGCCCCTGTTATTGCCCTGAagcccttagaagttccccccttcccattccacacaatatcctatgacttcattacAGGATTTCCCAAATCTAGCGGGCACAACGCAATCCTGGTGGTAATTGattccttttccaaatttggccatttcatCCCGACCACAAAGAAGAtcacagccaagggcctAGCAGACCTGTTCACTACCCACGTGtggaaacttcatggatTACCAGTCAAAACCATATTGGATTGAGGAACCACATTCACAGGAAAGTTCCTCAAAGCCCTTTACCAACAATTGGGAATCAAACCTTCCTTCTCATCGGCTTATCACCTGGAATcagatggccaaacagaacgagttaaccaattcattgagttttACCTCAGGTCATACGTAGCAGCCAATCACTCAGACTGGGCTACTTGGCTCCCcttggcagaatatgcgtacaataatgccaaacatgCCGCCACCaggaaaaccccctttgaactggtttatggaagaaacccagTAATGAACCCGTCAAACATCCCAGccaatgtaccagaagcagacgcTGTAGCAGATACCCTAGcccgggaatggaaggaggcgGAAGCAGCCCTGAGGATGagcaaagaacggatgaGCAGGAATCAAGGAATTGTGCCGGAATACTCAATAGGCAAAAGGGTTTGGCTAGATGGGAGGAATGTTGAACttaggaccaattcaaacaagctagaccccaagcaacttggccccttcaaagtcattgagaaaatctctagccacgcctaccgcctagagTTACCGGAATCTCTGAAGATCCATAACGTGTTCTATGTGGGATTATTATCTAGGAGCcacaaatccccaagtcagccttttccagaaagaccccctcctgaaacaatagaaggggaagaagaatatgaggttgaacaaatcattgactctaagCGACAaaagggaaaatggttttacttgattaaatggaaagggtatggaccagaggacaattcatgggaacctgAAGAACTGCTGGatcacagccaggaagagatcaagcgcttcaaccaagctagactcagaaaggcttgtgacgccgccaagagcctttaaggggggggcaatgtcataacctccttacttataccattggaatcgcacgatttttctattatttttagtattttttacggactcaatatcttttgtttttcgatcacgtgatctcggcgcttattatgccgagatgccgcgccgagatgccgtgccaagggcgcttaggagaaatccacgcttctgcgtaGCCTgcagcaggcttctcatttgtcttctatacttctttctctcatgcacacagaccatgtaaatagtgtgccttgtctatataaacagcaggaaaattgcttggagacaccaagtcaattttaccttgtctcttactcattagagaaggtagccagccagctaagtagccggccctaagtagttctcagacgctcaccacccccttacctatcacacctcccaggcctcaggccctaTTGCcgtcagtagttagaagtagcACGCCCTACGCGTtggtagtatagccttagatagtagacttacataagccagtgtagtagtacggccctaagcgcccgccttcattagtgtgtacccaccttacagtggtgtacaacaaaagCTGAGCAGAGAGCATTTTAAGCATACAGGTATCTTCAGTTGTTAGGCTTTCTTTATCTATTAAGGCACATATCAGCTACTGTACTAATATGAATAAAAATCTGTATTTTACTCACGAATATTCTCCCATTCTTTCACAAATTTGCTTCCAAGCTCCTCCTGAAGAAATTCAAGAAGCCGTTGATCTGACCATTTGGAAAATTGTTGTGCAGCCTCACTCCGATCATTTACATCATGTCCGCATGCATAGATATCATCCGGAGCTCTGTGCGAGTCCTCGGGAGGTATTTGTAGCCTGTCATACATGAGCTCATTGCTGAGCCCCCAATTGGCATTGGGGTTGGGCCATTCCTCAATGGTAACACGCGGATTATGTTGGATTGTCTCTGGCGGCAGGCTAATATTGGCACCATTGGGAGTTGAATTGGTAAGGGTAGCCAAATGCTCCGATTCAGGCAGGTTGTTTTGGGGAGGAGACTCTGGGCATGGTGTATTTGTTGACACTGTAGGAATTGGTGCTTGTGTCTGAGTATCTTGTGTAACTGTTGTATTTTGTGTAAGGTTATCTTTGAGTTCTGAGTAGGAAAAGTGAGCCAGCAATCACAGAGTATGGTACTGACAGGCCAAACCTATCTCAAAATTGTACAACAGTCCTTCCTCTGCCATTGTCCTCCAATATTTTTTCATGTGATTGCAAACAGTACGGATTGAAAGCTCTTCATTACAGTGATTGCATTTTCGCTTTTGGGAGCTCATTTTGATTTTAGACAAAATTAATTATATTATCAAGGTGTGGGTTAGGAACAAGCATGTATTGATTTTGTATATTATGCTAGAACTGGTCAACCAATCACCAACCGTGTTTTAAGAAGTATATTGAGCTTGGACCACGGCTTGCCCAGCCCAACAAGTGCACAGACCATCCTCAATGAACAGGTGACTGGCTTCACTCCCACAATTTCAATTctgccccccctcccctTTGCCCCTACTATGCCCAAGCGCAAAGGAGAACTTAGTGCTAACAAAGTTGCCACTCTAAGCAAGGCACTGCGTGTTCAAGCTGCCCAAATTAAGAAGACAACAGGAAACAACCCCAATCAGTACAAGGGTGAGTCTTCCATCAACGCCACTTCTGAAGATCACTCAGTGAGTCACTGACGCCACTTTGGGTCCCAAATAACATTTGGCCGCATAGCTCTCTTAATTGCTGGCCAGGACAGTGAGTAATTGCTTGTTTTTTTATTCAATAATTAATCCAAGTGCGTCCATGCCTATCTTTATTGCATCAAAATTTCAGAATTGATTCCAGAGCCTGCTGGCAAGCCAGGAAGGGACCCCGCCACAATCTCCAAGAAAACCAGGAAGCCCCAAGGCTATCATTTGTGGGCAGCTCTGGGCCTCAAGAAGGGCTTGCCAACTCACGGCCTATATTGGGTGAGCTTAGGCTTGGTAAAATCATGTAGCGTAACACTAAATCCACTACTCCTTGCCTTGATGTTAGGATATTGTCAAAGATAGCGCTGTTGGTATCAATTGGAAACTACCATACCAGAGCCAACGGCAAGCCAATTGCGTAGCTACAGTTGCAGAGGTATGCTATAATCTCCATTCCTATACATTGTGTTTACTCAACGGCTTTCAGGTTCTTCAGAAGGAGCCCATCTTTCATTGTTACAAGGACAACTGGCCTGTTCACGCTTACATGAAGGGTTTGCTAAGTAGCAGAGCAGACTTGCAGCAAAAATTGAGAAAGAGGGCGGCACAGGAAGGTAAGCCCCTTAGTTTACTGAGCTCTGGGCTCATTTATATACTTGCGTACGCACACAAGAAGAGGAGATGGACATTGATACAAACAGCAATATGGGCAATAATGGCCCAGAGAACAGAGATCACCCTGGTCAAGGAGCAGGTATTGCCGCTACCCTAGATAGTAAGCCAGCAATTGACCTTACAGCTTCTGCTATGCCAACAGCGCCTTCAGCAGCTGCGCCCGTCTCTGCCTCTGCCGGGAATACAAactcagtgcatatccaatTTGACTAGAACTCCTCCCTCTCTCACATAAACGCTGTCATGAATAGCCTGTCCCTTCCATTACAGTAAGCTTGTTATACTCACAATTAGAATTAAGCAACTTACCAAATCAATAGAACAACGTCCAGTTTGCTGCAACAGCAGTTCATGTAGCCTCCAAACAGTTTGACAAGGATCAATCCTTGAGCAGCTCCAATGAGGATACCAACACCCCACCAACAAAACAACAGAGACAGAATTGCAAAAGTAACATGCCAAGGGCTTGTGTGAGTGGTAGACCTCTGAGTTCCAAAGTTGCAAGTACTCACAGGTAATGTTCCATGTATAGAATCCCAATGGGAACGCTC
It contains:
- a CDS encoding Retrotransposable element Tf2 protein, which codes for MKSSAKEWVECCPTCQANCRAHAPVIALKPLEVPPFPFHTISYDFITGFPKSSGHNAILVVIDSFSKFGHFIPTTKKITAKGLADLFTTHFLKALYQQLGIKPSFSSAYHLESDGQTERVNQFIEFYLRSYVAANHSDWATWLPLAEYAYNNAKHAATRKTPFELVYGRNPVMNPSNIPANVPEADAVADTLAREWKEAEAALRMSKERMSRNQGIVPEYSIGKRVWLDGRNVELRTNSNKLDPKQLGPFKVIEKISSHAYRLELPESLKIHNVFYVGLLSRSHKSPSQPFPERPPPETIEGEEEYEVEQIIDSKRQKGKWFYLIKWKGYGPEDNSWEPEELLDHSQEEIKRFNQARLRKACDAAKSL